A section of the Pochonia chlamydosporia 170 chromosome 2, whole genome shotgun sequence genome encodes:
- a CDS encoding PtaB protein (similar to Cordyceps militaris CM01 XP_006671990.1), which yields MGPNFTGHPAGMGHPGVAGHPMGPGMPPNSAQGAPGGGMPQQFAGAHMAVGPGGQVNPALMGAMPPGANPHAHALQHLNPAQQQMFQQQHQQQLQNQFNNPSAMAAMRQQQLLQHQQQQARQAFMAQQAIQANMQVGVNGMPMGMQLSQLNPQQIQQLRQAGRIGPGQHPQAQAIMAHHIALQQQQQQQQQQQQQQQQQQQQQQQQAAQNQQMAGNPGQPMGMNAQGMANVQQQQQQQQQQQQQAQMGAAGQNQMGQPQQGGQPGQGQPQAQGQAQQSQPGPQAQQTPQQGSQAGTPAPSGQQTPAQTPAPPTPSQPTPQQTQNAQQQQQQPQGQPQQPGQPQQGPGSAPQMNVAAAAAAQQLAMSNNMFQQAQRREGLKGQCLLKLMQFSEHLSGFPGAKAKDDLSYWNGFVARFFSNHGLLRHSVLINDGDESTDKQYEIAFPAIARYFHTHFSSGVRSMQLIMDKGLTDRPMPGEGHCIENQRASLVYWFEAGSHLVATGTLRVQFDGEQRIELFEFVTTGHEEYISRKQVIDAAKPAHMWIKEWHKVNSQDGKTSPEMSKKSKAKQLKSPQTQPPEVLVDLPDKAVNSKGVTEAVHQFLEIVEVMGQMHPLFGFCQGNPGVGPYAALEQYVGTFINGQAQSVNGQPMPQGGPRTPSFGQFPMGASPAAAHMNLPGSPHVGSPAPGQMQAPGMQLQPSQQGTSSSGPSANTSPASNKRRRPSGVKTEDDGSGAGTPGGAQVNGVGRGKPPTPRMPKRVKGNPS from the exons ATGGGCCCAAACTTCACAGGGCATCCCGCTGGGATGGGACATCCTGGCGTCGCCGGACACCCCATGGGACCTGGCATGCCTCCTAACTCTGCACAAGGTGCACCTGGCGGTGGAATGCCGCAGCAGTTCGCTGGAGCTCACATGGCCGTTGGCCCAGGAGGACAAGTAAATCCTGCCTTGATGGGTGCGATGCCACCAGGTGCCAATCCTCATGCTCATGCCTTACAGCACTTGAATCCTGCCCAGCAGCAAATGttccagcagcagcaccagcagcagctgcaaaATCAAT TCAACAACCCGAGCGCGATGGCCGCTATGCGCCAGcagcaactcctccaacaccaacagcagcaggcgAGACAGGCTTTCATGGCCCAGCAGGCTATCCAAGCCAACATGCAAGTCGGCGTCAATGGCATGCCTATGGGAATGCAACTAAGCCAGCTCAATCCGCAACAGATACAGCAGCTTCGCCAGGCCGGAAGGATTGGACCT GGCCAGCACCCACAAGCCCAAGCTATCATGGCTCATCATATCGCactccagcagcaacagcaacaacaacagcagcagcagcagcagcagcaacaacaacaacaacagcaacagcaacaagctgctCAGAACCAGCAAATGGCTGGAAACCCCGGACAGCCGATGGGAATGAATGCTCAGGGTATGGCTAATgtgcaacaacaacagcaacaacaacagcagcagcagcaacaggcTCAAATGGGAGCTGCTGGACAGAACCAGATGGGCCAACCGCAACAAGGCGGTCAACCAGGTCAAGGCCAACCGCAGGCACAAGGTCAAGCTCAGCAATCGCAACCAGGACCGCAAGCTCAACAGACACCTCAGCAAGGCTCTCAAGCAGGCACTCCGGCACCAAGCGGCCAGCAGACGCCAGCCCAAACGCCCGCGCCACCTACTCCGTCTCAACCGACTCCGCAGCAGACACAGAAtgctcagcagcagcaacaacaacctcaagGTCAACCTCAGCAGCCTGGTCAGCCGCAACAGGGCCCGGGCTCAGCACCACAAATGAATgttgctgcggctgcggcggcgcaacagttggccatgtcgaACAACATGTTTCAGCAGGCGCAGCGCAGAGAGGGCCTGAAAGGACAATGTCTTTTGAAGTTGATGCAGTTTTCCGAACACTTGAGTGGATTTCCC GGGGCCAAGGCAAAGGACGACCTGTCGTACTGGAATGGCTTTGTAGCGAGGTTCTTTTCTAACCACGGCCTTCTACGTCATTCAGTCCTCATAAACGATGGCGATGAGTCAACCGACAAGCAATATGAGATTGCTTTCCCGGCCATTGCTCGCTACTTTCACACGCATTTCAGTAGCGGTGTCAGGAGTATGCAGCTGATTATGGATAAGGGGCTCACTGACCGTCCCATGCCTGGCGAAGGTCACTGCATCGAGAATCAAAGGGCCAGTCTTGTTTACTGGTTCGAGGCCGGCTCACAT CTCGTCGCCACTGGCACTCTCCGAGTTCAGTTTGATGGGGAACAGCGTATCGAACTGTTTGAATTCGTGACCACCGGACACGAAGAATACATATCAAGGAAGCAAGTCATCGATGCTGCCAAGCCTGCCCACATGTGGATCAAAGAATGGCACAAAGTCAACTCTCAAGACGGCAAAACTTCTCCTGAGATGTcgaagaagagcaaggcGAAGCAGCTGAAGTCACCGCAGACGCAACCACCGGAAGTCCTCGTTGACTTGCCTGATAAGGCCGTTAACAGCAAAGGAGTCACCGAGGCTGTGCATCAATTCTTAGAG ATTGTCGAGGTCATGGGTCAAATGCACCCACTCTTCGGATTCTGCCAAGGCAATCCCGGCGTTGGGCCTTACGCTGCTCTGGAGCAATACGTCGGAACGTTTATCAACGGACAGGCTCAGTCAGTGAACGGCCAGCCAATGCCCCAAGGCGGTCCCCGAACACCGAGCTTTGGGCAGTTCCCGATGGGCGCGAGTCCAGCAGCCGCACATATGAACCTCCCTGGATCACCACACGTCGGCAGCCCAGCTCCTGGACAAATGCAGGCGCCTGGCATGCAACTTCAACCTAGTCAGCAAGGAACTAGTTCAAGTGGACCTAGCGCCAATACTTCACCAGCGTCCAACAAGCGCCGACGACCGTCAGGTGTCAAGACGGAAGACGATGGCTCCGGAGCAGGCACACCAGGTGGCGCGCAAGTCAACGGTGTAGGCAGAGGGAAGCCGCCTACTCCTCGAATGCCAAAGCGCGTTAAAGGAAATCCTTCATGA
- a CDS encoding HbrB-like protein (similar to Cordyceps militaris CM01 XP_006671989.1) has product MQPGQAPPQPTSGRNQIRAPGSFSPLPGATSPSVDSVRQQPHAAPPNRPPPLRIDSSGSDDSFEAPSLSVAKSRQRPESPATPIYNQFSTAHSNSSSSNVHQNYSRPGGGSSRLAAPGLSSPVLKNHSRKHSATQGYFDSSMPSTATSNLSHMSMSTAAGQAAAAAAAAAASNGSLSASQIAAQAAVMSHQNTSHIRQRSQTVPFPGEGADGVRRGSGPKVPLSPPTLSLTEASAPRDSAFGGHIGNYYDKVAGTHSSAATAAANVVFPRSGHNSPREKSISPQPFPPVPPLPANVPEKSKTEKSKHKLFSRAGKSSSSKGEPKDKNLQSPGKIGSALSALQRGNFSTSSLVDPPAQSIYSLNNSSSATIRPIEIFSEEKVKEKEKKHHFLSRQKQKLKDEYHLPLSSAASNSKPTDPNAPSSLYNFNVPPSPGPGTSTFSKGKKDKKIGERSDSRLDNESTFNVAGDWPTAPGLPPLSQQSTLYDVAEPGKTVAQSNLALDEAWPYLKSKLLVVFEGEDLRLPVEDFNRVVQTHIQWCIHKRSPNAMLDDLRDLLKTGFSMLDRTLRMASEDRFIPTVVELWMFTFTSILPYIQSVFLPLDLEVSGCGVIMTPEQARDFWGGVVASPSSSNRPARVAPAASVLDVRRLVLTAYRDIVVLPRYDTLKTIFSRLSLEFLPSSFTNMALTSPPLERMLSTSPSESQSSMARPGTAMSVDPSVGSYNSTSTTLLGEGSERGRSRAVSNVSFGSHGSDSAGGGVRPYTPSGIHALSSVREQNVEDSKQLTDMVGRMLQCMSVLSSIGGVGDVDDEGSKKIEELCKMLKLNWLGRGRTGRNRRGIVGGRVRRDDAREELRVA; this is encoded by the coding sequence ATGCAGCCAGGACAAGCACCACCACAGCCTACATCAGGGCGAAATCAGATCCGGGCTCCCGGCAGCTTCTCACCTCTGCCGGGAGCTACGAGCCCTTCCGTCGACTCCGTACGACAGCAACCACATGCAGCGCCGCCGAACAGACCGCCGCCTCTTCGAATCGACTCTTCTGGAAGTGACGATAGCTTCGAAGCCCCTTCCCTATCCGTAGCGAAATCGCGACAGAGACCAGAGTCGCCAGCGACACCCATATACAACCAGTTCTCTACAGCGCATTCCAActccagcagctccaacGTACATCAAAACTATTCACGACCGGGGGGAGGCTCCAGCCGCCTGGCAGCCCCAGGGCTGTCCTCACCTGTGCTGAAGAACCACTCGAGGAAGCACTCTGCCACACAAGGCTACTTTGATTCCTCCATGCCCTCGACGGCCACATCTAACCTCTCACACATGAGCATGAGTACCGCTGCCGGACaagcggcggcggctgctgctgctgcggcggcgtcgAATGGATCCTTATCAGCAAGTCAAATTGCTGCCCAGGCAGCCGTCATGTCCCACCAGAATACTTCTCATATTCGCCAACGATCACAGACGGTACCATTTCCCGGCGAGGGAGCGGATGGTGTGCGACGCGGCAGCGGACCCAAGGTTCCGCTGAGCCCGCCTACACTGAGTCTCACCGAGGCGAGTGCGCCTCGAGATTCTGCCTTTGGAGGCCATATCGGCAATTACTATGACAAAGTTGCGGGAACTCACTCCTCAGCTGCTACCGCAGCCGCCAACGTCGTGTTTCCACGATCAGGCCACAACTCTCCCCGGGAAAAGTCGATATCTCCTCAGCCTTTCCCACCTGTTCCTCCGTTGCCTGCTAACGTTCCTGAAAAATCAAAGACGGAAAAGTCGAAGCACAAGTTATTTTCACGAGCAGgaaagagcagcagcagcaaagggGAGCCCAAAGACAAAAATCTCCAAAGCCCTGGCAAGATAGGAAGTGCGTTATCTGCATTACAACGAGGCAACTTCAGCACCAGTAGTCTCGTGGATCCCCCAGCCCAATCCATCTACAGCCTAAACAACTCTTCCTCTGCTACTATCAGGCCTATTGAGATATTCTCGGaagaaaaggtcaaggagaaggagaagaagcatcaTTTTCTATCTCGACAAAAGCAGAAGCTTAAAGACGAATATCACTTGCCCCTTTCTTCAGCGGCGAGTAATTCCAAGCCAACAGATCCGAACGCGCCCAGCAGCCTGTACAATTTTAATGTTCCCCCAAGTCCTGGACCGGGAACCTCGACCTTTTCCAAAGGCaagaaggataagaagatCGGCGAAAGATCTGACAGTCGATTGGACAATGAATCGACATTCAATGTAGCTGGTGATTGGCCGACAGCTCCGGGGTTACCTCCTTTGTCGCAACAATCGACATTGTATGATGTGGCTGAACCTGGGAAAACCGTCGCACAAAGcaatttggctttggatgaAGCTTGGCCATACCTGAAATCGAAACTCCTCGTGGTTTTTGAGGGCGAAGACCTCCGCCTTCCGGTCGAAGATTTCAATCGGGTAGTCCAGACACATATCCAGTGGTGTATTCACAAAAGATCGCCGAATGCAATGTTGGACGACTTGCGAGACTTGCTGAAAACCGGCTTCTCGATGCTCGATCGAACACTACGCATGGCATCCGAAGACCGATTCATCCCAACCGTGGTGGAGCTTTGGATGTTTACTTTTACGTCTATTCTGCCATATATACAGTCAGTATTCCTGCCGCTCGACTTGGAAGTCTCCGGCTGTGGAGTCATCATGACTCCTGAACAGGCTCGAGACTTTTGGGGCGGCGTTGTTGCATccccgtcgtcttcaaatAGACCCGCAAGGGTTGCACCCGCTGCAAGCGTCTTGGATGTGAGGAGGCTTGTTCTTACGGCTTACCGCGATATCGTCGTACTCCCTCGATATGATACACTAAAGACGATATTTTCACGTCTATCTCTCGAATtcttgccttcctccttTACGAACATGGCCCTGACTTCTCCACCCCTTGAACGGATGCTGTCAACCTCGCCCTCTGAATCACAGTCATCCATGGCTCGTCCGGGAACGGCTATGTCTGTTGACCCTTCAGTGGGTAGCTACAATTCTACAAGTACCACCCTGCTCGGCGAAGGCTCGGAACGAGGCCGCAGTCGTGCAGTCAGCAACGTCAGTtttggcagccatggcagcgaCAGCGCAGGCGGTGGCGTTCGCCCGTACACTCCGTCCGGTATACATGCTCTCAGCAGTGTGCGTGAGCAGAATGTGGAAGACTCAAAGCAACTTACGGATATGGTGGGTCGAATGCTGCAGTGCATGAGTGTGCTATCTAGTATTGGAGGTGTGggcgatgttgatgatgagggtaGTAAGAAGATTGAGGAGTTGTGCAAGATGCTCAAGCTAAATTGGCTGGGGAGAGGGAGGACAGGAAGAAACCGAAGAGGCATTGTGGGCGGTAGAGTACGACGGGACGATGCAAGGGAAGAGCTGCGAGTTGCTTGA
- a CDS encoding gon7 family domain-containing protein gives MTSENKGTNLMATYTSPDNEHFTITKNIPAPPSSSVRDKTQYLEALRKTVAETQDQVNKELTARMEEDKARETPAGGSAAAKLGADEDKEEENYGEEVQEEED, from the coding sequence ATGACATCCGAAAACAAAGGCACCAATCTCATGGCGACGTACACGTCTCCCGATAACGAGCACTTCACGATTACCAAGAACATCCCTGCCCCGCCGTCAAGTTCTGTCCGAGACAAGACCCAATACCTCGAGGCTTTGCGCAAAACCGTCGCCGAAacccaagaccaagtcaaTAAGGAATTGACAGCACGGATGGAAGAAGACAAGGCTCGTGAAACTCCAGCTGGGGGCAGTGCTGCTGCCAAGCTGGGCGCTgatgaggacaaggaggaagaAAACTATGGCGAGGAggttcaagaagaagaggattGA
- a CDS encoding vacuolar morphogenesis protein AvaB (similar to Neosartorya fischeri NRRL 181 XP_001261526.1) produces the protein MLSAFTARPIIELRQRDKSKIETILAYGDRILVGLNSGALRVYRLNDLSSQQQGESTPAVDPGAPDTNSPQNGDNLAPRPSGKPTDLLREVEKFSTRAIDQLAIIKEANIIVSLSNYYISLYDLQNYDHIETLSRTKNASCFAVTSNIVKDQDTGIPEIISRLAVAVKRRLLLWNWHESELSEEVAEVVLAESIRSITWANATKVVCGMNSGYVVVDVLTREVVEVVSPGAVGANGQGSRFGAVSTAGMGYVGLGGYTPKPLAAKLADGQMLLAKDINTMFIDDSGKPLEKRQIPWPLAPESIGYSYPYILALQPPAKGSLEVRNPDTLSLMQTISLPGAAQLHFPPPTVSLAHAGKGFHISSDRCVWKMGATDYDSQVEELIQNANFDEAISILNMLEDALLKNKVETLREVKMLKAEMLFKKKKFRQAMDLMNEDDVHAPPERVLRLYPPKISGSLSQWAETRHEDATSGHGAMTTNGERPSSRDAATTTVSTANVGGFAKLFLGGHKKTASDTASVLSKKDGVDVEDTQTAKDAESAEDKPLDSKDLKNAVLELNSYLAGTRARLQRYIDPVTGKLKDQEDKQRPIEEAAERFLRTTQTESEQKLEEQLRNTFRLVDTTLFRAYMFSQPSLAGSLFRIPNFCDPDVVNEALLEHNRYTELIDFFYGKRLHVKALSLLHRFGSPVKPDEAAPSLHGPDRTIEYLKNLPPSEIDLIIEHAGWALKSNPTYAMEIFTGDTENAETLPRDRVVSFLHSVDPQLERQYLEHIINELDDMTHDFHNRLVELYVDTLRHMNKNWAWDEIMSNFVTFLRDSRQVYSLTKALGMIPKDDPSFYEAQAVILSNMGQHRKALEIYVFQMRDYAKAEEYCNRVHKSQDMAVGPSMNSMENASIDTDDGTQSIYHILLSLYLKPPPLHEVQLKPALDLLSKHGSRLPATSTLSLIPDDLPVNSLEAYFRGRMRSANSLVNESRIVAGLRKAEQIAIAARLNIGDSEINGQGGRNRHVTITDERHCFVCHKKLGGGMRIGGSVVAVLPDNTVVHYGCLNRALGQKADNSRPTNRGRDMPFA, from the exons ATGCTCTCCGCCTTTACAGCCCGCCCGATCATTGAGCTCCGGCAGCGTGACAAGTCAAAGATCGAGACTATTTTGGCTTACG GCGATCGCATTCTCGTCGGTCTCAACAGTGGCGCCTTACGCGTCTACAGATTGAATGATCTCTCCTCGCAACAGCAAGGCGAATCAACACCCGCAGTCGACCCCGGAGCTCCTGATACCAACTCACCGCAAAATGGAGACAACCTGGCCCCACGACCGTCGGGCAAACCGACAGATTTGCTGCGCGAGGTAGAGAAGTTCTCGACTCGAGCCATTGACCAGTTGGCGATCATCAAGGAGGCCAACATAATAGTCTCTCTGTCGAATTACTACATATCATTGTACGATTTGCAGAACTACGATCATATAGAAACTCTAAGCCGAACGAAGAATGCATCTTGTTTTGCCGTGACATCCAATATTGTCAAAGACCAGGACACCGGAATACCCGAGATTATTAGCCGgttggcagtggcagtgaaACGAAGGCTTCTATTGTGGAATTGGCATGAGAGCGAGCTTAGCGAAGAGGTTGCAGAAGTTGTTCTTGCAGAATCAATCCGTTCCATTACCTGGGCGAATGCGACTAAGGTAGTATGTGGAATGAATAGTGGCTATGTCGTTGTCGATGTTCTTACTCGGGAggtggttgaagttgttAGCCCTGGCGCAGttggtgccaatggccaAGGCAGTCGATTCGGTGCTGTCAGCACGGCTGGAATGGGCTACGTGGGCTTGGGAGGATACACACCGAAACCGCTGGCCGCGAAGCTTGCAGATGGGCAGATGCTACTTGCCAAGGATATCAATACCATGTTCATCGATGATAGTGGCAAGCCACTTGAAAAGCGACAAATACCTTGGCCACTGGCACCTGAGTCGATTGGATATTCTTATCCGTACATCTTGGCTTTGCAGCCTCCTGCCAAGGGCTCCTTGGAAGTTCGCAACCCAGATACGTTGTCTTTGATGCAAACTATATCTCTTCCTGGCGCGGCACAACTCCATTTCCCTCCGCCAACAGTCAGTTTAGCGCATGCAGGCAAAGGGTTCCACATATCAAGTGATCGATGTGTATGGAAGATGGGAGCCACAGATTACGATTCGCAAGTCGAGGAGCTTATCCAAAATGCCAACTTTGATGAAGCGATCAGCATCCTGAATATGTTGGAAGATGCACTGctgaagaacaaggtggAAACTCTTCGGGAGGTCAAGATGCTCAAAGCTGAAATGCTGTTTAAGAAGAAAAAGTTCCGCCAAGCAATGGATTTGATGAATGAGGACGATGTTCACGCCCCTCCAGAGAGAGTCCTGCGACTATACCCTCCCAAGATATCCGGGAGCTTGTCGCAATGGGCGGAAACTCGACATGAGGATGCAACTAGCGGACACGGTGCCATGACTACAAATGGTGAAAGGCCGAGTAGCCGAGATGCTGCCACTACAACGGTCTCAACTGCAAATGTTGGCGGCTTCGCGAAGCTGTTCCTAGGTGGTCATAAGAAAACTGCCTCGGATACTGCTTCTGTCTTGTCCAAGAAGGATGGAGTTGATGTGGAGGACACACAGACTGCCAAGGATGCAGAAAGCGCAGAGGACAAGCCACTTGATAGTAAGGACCTCAAGAATGCTGTCTTGGAGCTCAACAGCTATCTGGCTGGCACCAGAGCCCGGCTTCAGCGGTATATCGACCCGGTCACAGGCAAGCTGAAGGACCAGGAAGATAAACAACGACCAATTGAAGAAGCGGCAGAGAGATTCCTGAGAACAACCCAGACAGAGTCGGAGCAAAAGCTGGAAGAACAGCTCCGGAATACGTTTCGCTTAGTTGACACGACGTTGTTCAGGGCTTACATGTTCTCACAACCTTCATTGGCAGGCTCTCTGTTCCGCATACCAAATTTCTGCGACCCCGATGTCGTGAATGAGGCGCTACTGGAGCATAATAGATATACCGAGCTGATTGACTTCTTCTACGGCAAACGGTTGCACGTAAAGGCCTTGAGCCTTCTTCATAGATTCGGATCACCGGTCAAGCCTGATGAAGCAGCTCCTAGCCTGCATGGGCCCGATCGCACGATTGAGTACTTGAAAAACCTACCACCCAGTGAGATAGATTTGATCATTGAGCATGCGGGCTGGGCGCTTAAGAGCAACCCAACGTATGCTATGGAGATATTCACGGGAGACACGGAAAATGCAGAAACGCTGCCTCGTGACAGAGTCGTCTCGTTTCTGCATAGCGTTGACCCTCAACTTGAGAGGCAGTACCTGGAGCATATCATCAATGAGCTGGATGACATGACTCACGACTTCCACAACCGTTTAGTTGAGCTTTATGTGGACACTCTAAGACACATGAACAAGAATTGGGCTTGGGACGAGATTATGAGCAATTTTGTAACGTTCCTCCGCGACTCTCGGCAGGTATATAGCTTGACAAAGGCACTGGGAATGATTCCCAAGGACG ACCCGAGTTTCTACGAGGCTCAGGCTGTCATTCTGAGCAACATGGGACAGCACAGGAAGGCATTAGAGATCTATGTATTTCAGATGAGGGACTATGCGAAGGCAGAGGA ATACTGCAATCGCGTGCACAAATCGCAAGACATGGCTGTAGGACCATCGATGAACTCTATGGAAAACGCATCGATTGACACGGATGACGGCACGCAATCGATTTATCATATTCTATTATCGCTGTACCTCAAACCACCGCCGCTACACGAGGTGCAGCTAAAACCGGCCTTAGATCTTCTATCAAAGCATGGTTCTCGATTACCAGCCACCTCGACCTTGAGCTTGATTCCAGATGATCTTCCTGTCAACTCCCTAGAGGCCTACTTCCGCGGACGGATGCGGTCTGCCAACAGCTTGGTCAACGAGAGTCGAATAGTTGCTGGTCTGCGAAAGGCGGAACAGATTGCCATTGCAGCTCGCCTGAATATTGGGGACAGTGAAATCAATGGCCAGGGTGGACGTAACAGGCATGTCACCATCACTGACGAGCGACACTGTTTCGTTTGCCACAAGAAACTGGGCGGAGGTATGCGAATAGGTGGCAGTGTCGTAGCTGTCTTGCCAGATAATACCGTGGTGCATTATGGCTGTTTAAACAGAGCACTGGGGCAAAAGGCTGATAATTCTCGGCCCACAAACCGTGGCAGGGATATGCCGTTTGCCTAA